In the genome of Triticum urartu cultivar G1812 chromosome 5, Tu2.1, whole genome shotgun sequence, one region contains:
- the LOC125508580 gene encoding calcium-dependent protein kinase 28, with amino-acid sequence MQPDPKGPGREKAHARLPPPVTAPSVGRPASVLPHKTANVRDHYRIGKKLGQGQFGTTYLCVDKEDGGEYACKSIPKRKLLCREDYEDVWREIQIMHHLSEHPNVVRIRGAYEDALFVHLVMELCAGGELFDRIVAKGHYSERAAAQLIRTIVGVVEGCHSLGVMHRDLKPENFLFASTAEDAPLKATDFGLSVFYKPGDKFADVVGSPYYVAPEVLLKCYGPEADVWSAGVILYILLCGVPPFWAESETGIFKQILRGKLDLETEPWPSISDSAKDLVRKMLIRDPTKRETAHEVLCHPWIVDDSVAPDKPIDSAVLSRLKHFSAMNKLKKMALRVIAESLSEEEIGGLKELFKMIDTDNSGTITYEELKDGLKRVGSDLMEPEIQSLMDAADIDNSGSIDYGEFLAATLHVNKLEREENLVSAFAFFDKDGSGFITIDELSQACEKFGLSDVHLEDMIKDVDQNNDGQIDYSEFAAMMRKGNAGGSSGTSGAVGAGRRTMRNSLHVNLGEILRPGGST; translated from the exons ATGCAGCCGGACCCTAAAGGCCCCGGGAGGGAGAAGGCGCACGCTCGGCTGCCGCCGCCGGTGACGGCGCCGTCGGTGGGGCGGCCGGCGTCGGTGCTGCCGCACAAGACGGCGAACGTGCGCGACCACTACCGCATCGGGAAGAAGCTGGGACAGGGGCAGTTCGGCACGACGTACCTGTGCGTGGACAAGGAGGACGGCGGCGAGTACGCGTGCAAGTCCATCCCCAAGCGCAAGCTGCTGTGCCGCGAGGATTACGAGGATGTCTGGCGCGAGATCCAGATCATGCATCACCTGTCGGAGCACCCCAATGTGGTTCGCATCCGCGGCGCCTACGAGGACGCCCTCTTCGTGCACCTGGTCATGGAGCTCTGCGCCGGCGGCGAGCTCTTCGACCGCATCGTGGCCAAGGGGCACTAcagcgagcgtgccgctgcccaACTCATCAGGACGATCGTGGGGGTTGTAGAGGGGTGCCACTCGCTCGGTGTCATGCATCGGGACCTCAAGCCGGAGAACTTCCTCTTCGCGAGCACGGCCGAGGACGCCCCACTCAAGGCCACGGACTTTGGGCTTTCCGTCTTCTACAAGCCTG GAGATAAATTTGCAGATGTTGTTGGGAGTCCCTATTATGTTGCACCTGAGGTGCTTCTAAAATGCTATGGCCCAGAAGCTGATGTCTGGAGTGCCGGAGTAATTCTGTACATTTTGCTGTGTGGTGTGCCTCCGTTTTGGGCAG AAAGCGAAACAGGAATTTTCAAGCAGATTTTGCGAGGTAAGCTTGACTTGGAAACTGAACCATGGCCTAGTATCTCTGATAGTGCTAAAGATCTAGTTCGTAAGATGCTTATCCGTGATCCTACAAAGAGAGAGACTGCTCATGAGGTTCTGT GTCATCCATGGATTGTTGATGATTCTGTTGCACCTGACAAACCTATTGATTCTGCTGTTTTGTCAAGGCTGAAACACTTTTCTGCAATGAACAAGCTGAAGAAGATGGCATTGAGG GTCATTGCTGAAAGTCTATCTGAGGAGGAGATCGGTGGCTTAAAAGAATTGTTTAAAATGATTGATACTGACAATAGTGGGACAATAACTTATGAAGAACTGAAGGATGGCTTGAAAAGGGTGGGATCCGATCTAATGGAACCTGAAATCCAGTCTTTGATGGATGCG GCTGATATTGACAACAGCGGATCCATCGACTATGGTGAATTCTTAGCAGCTACATTGCATGTGAATAAACTGGAGAGGGAGGAAAATTTGGTGTCAGCATTCGCATTCTTTGATAAAGATGGAAGTGGCTTTATAACGATTGATGAGCTCTCGCAAGCATGCGAGAAATTTGGCCTTTCTGACGTTCATCTTGAGGATATGATCAAGGATGTGGATCAAAATAAT GATGGACAAATTGATTACAGTGAGTTTGCGGCTATGATGAGAAAGGGTAATGCTGGTGGCTCCAGTGGGACCAGTGGGGCTGTTGGGGCAGGAAGGAGAACCATGAGGAACAGCCTGCATGTGAATCTGGGCGAAATATTGAGGCCCGGTGGATCCACCTAA